A portion of the Streptomyces sp. NBC_00376 genome contains these proteins:
- a CDS encoding DUF4190 domain-containing protein, producing MTLTAIARRSETAARPLASCDPAGTPGPAAPARRPTRDADGLAVASFVLGLVGLLVMNILLGPAAIVMAVIALVRSTSRRGRALLGLALGVADLVVLAFLVTGSGVVAWNFGG from the coding sequence ATGACCCTCACCGCGATCGCCCGCCGCTCCGAAACCGCCGCACGCCCCCTCGCCTCCTGCGACCCGGCCGGCACCCCCGGCCCGGCCGCCCCCGCCCGGCGCCCCACCCGGGACGCCGACGGGCTGGCCGTCGCCTCGTTCGTGCTCGGGCTCGTCGGTCTGCTGGTGATGAACATCCTGCTCGGCCCGGCCGCGATCGTCATGGCGGTCATCGCCCTCGTCCGCTCCACTTCCCGCCGCGGCCGCGCCCTGCTCGGGCTCGCGCTCGGCGTCGCCGACCTCGTGGTCCTCGCCTTCCTCGTCACCGGAAGCGGCGTCGTCGCCTGGAACTTCGGCGGCTGA
- a CDS encoding TetR family transcriptional regulator: MSHTAGVRQTQKLRTRQALLDAALGLLEHQSLSSLGLREVTRAAGVTPTAFYRHFDDTAALGVALVEEALGSLHGMIGATLAETGDSEERLDRSIELIMRHVGEQPAHFRFIAREQHGGVGPVREAIAAQLRRFAEEVAAALAEEPESRGWSEKDLLMLGGLYVDHMVITASALLDAGPEGEREVAGVARRRLRLVTLGRRHWLDDSGGADTP, encoded by the coding sequence ATGAGTCACACCGCCGGCGTCCGCCAGACCCAGAAGCTGAGAACCCGTCAGGCACTGCTGGATGCCGCACTCGGACTCCTGGAGCACCAGAGCCTCAGCAGCCTCGGGCTGCGCGAGGTGACGCGGGCCGCGGGCGTCACGCCCACCGCCTTCTACCGGCACTTCGACGACACCGCGGCGCTCGGTGTGGCGCTCGTCGAGGAGGCGCTGGGCAGCCTGCACGGGATGATCGGGGCGACGCTCGCCGAGACCGGTGACAGCGAGGAGCGCCTGGACCGCAGCATCGAGCTGATCATGCGCCATGTCGGCGAACAGCCCGCCCACTTCCGTTTCATCGCCCGTGAACAGCATGGCGGCGTCGGCCCGGTCCGCGAGGCCATAGCGGCCCAACTGCGGCGGTTCGCCGAGGAGGTGGCGGCGGCGCTCGCCGAGGAGCCGGAGTCCCGGGGCTGGAGCGAGAAGGACCTGTTGATGCTCGGCGGCCTCTACGTCGACCACATGGTGATCACCGCCTCGGCGCTGCTGGACGCGGGGCCGGAGGGCGAGCGGGAGGTGGCCGGGGTGGCCCGCCGCCGGCTGAGACTGGTCACCCTCGGCAGGCGGCACTGGCTGGACGACTCGGGCGGAGCCGATACCCCTTAG
- a CDS encoding thioesterase family protein, whose protein sequence is MAQAAEQSAAQSAQTGPATIGNSEFDRDTAVTLREEGVYDAELSAGWTIIHAVNGGYLLAMLGRALGQALPHPDPFSVSAHYLTASVPGPAVIRTQTVRTGRTLSTGQASLFQFAEDGTEVERIRVIATYGDLDGLSDEVRTSAKPPAIPPMEHCFGPSDGPAPIPGSSAITERLDIKLDPATVGWAVGAPSGKGEMRGWFGLADGRDADPLSLLLTVDALPPTSFELGLKGWTPTIELTTHIRCRPAPGPLRVSITTRNLAGGFLEEDADVWDSEDRLVAQSRQLARAPRS, encoded by the coding sequence ATGGCACAGGCAGCAGAGCAGTCGGCGGCGCAGTCGGCACAGACCGGACCGGCGACCATCGGGAACAGCGAGTTCGACCGTGACACCGCCGTCACCCTTCGCGAAGAGGGCGTCTACGACGCCGAACTCTCAGCCGGATGGACGATCATCCATGCCGTCAACGGCGGATACCTGCTGGCCATGCTGGGCCGCGCGCTAGGCCAGGCCCTGCCGCACCCGGACCCCTTCTCCGTCTCGGCGCACTACCTCACCGCGTCCGTGCCCGGCCCGGCGGTGATCCGTACCCAGACCGTCCGCACCGGCCGCACCCTCTCCACCGGCCAGGCATCCCTCTTCCAGTTCGCGGAGGACGGCACCGAGGTCGAGCGCATCCGGGTCATCGCCACCTACGGCGACCTGGACGGCCTGTCCGACGAGGTCCGTACGTCGGCGAAGCCGCCGGCCATCCCGCCGATGGAGCACTGCTTCGGCCCGAGCGACGGCCCGGCCCCGATCCCCGGCAGCTCCGCCATCACCGAGCGGCTCGACATCAAGCTCGACCCGGCGACGGTCGGCTGGGCCGTCGGCGCACCCTCCGGCAAGGGCGAGATGCGCGGCTGGTTCGGCCTCGCGGACGGCCGCGACGCCGACCCGCTCTCGCTGCTGCTCACCGTCGACGCGCTGCCGCCCACCTCGTTCGAGCTGGGCCTCAAGGGCTGGACGCCGACCATCGAGCTCACCACCCACATCCGCTGCCGCCCCGCCCCCGGCCCGCTGCGCGTCTCCATCACCACCCGCAACCTCGCGGGCGGCTTCCTGGAGGAGGACGCGGACGTCTGGGACAGCGAGGACCGCCTGGTGGCCCAGTCCCGCCAGCTGGCACGCGCACCGCGCTCCTGA
- a CDS encoding trimeric intracellular cation channel family protein yields MLNELFTPSVQHALDIVGIFVFAISGALLAVRKNFDVFGIAVLAEVTALGGGLFRDIVIGAVPPAAFTDLGYFTTPLLAAVLVFFLHPHVERIQVGVNVFDAAGLGLFCVTGTVKAYDYGLGLTASAALGLATAVGGGVLRDVLANEVPSLLRWDRDLYAVPAIVGAAMTVLCIRFGALDAFTSGTAVIVAFVLRLLSMRYHWRAPRAYNRKSATAEES; encoded by the coding sequence GTGCTCAACGAACTGTTCACGCCCTCCGTCCAGCATGCGCTAGACATCGTCGGAATCTTCGTCTTCGCGATCTCCGGCGCTCTGCTCGCCGTACGCAAGAACTTCGATGTCTTCGGCATCGCGGTGCTCGCCGAGGTGACCGCGCTGGGCGGAGGGCTGTTCCGTGACATCGTCATCGGGGCGGTCCCGCCCGCGGCGTTCACGGATCTCGGCTACTTCACCACCCCGCTCCTCGCCGCCGTGCTGGTGTTCTTCCTGCACCCGCACGTCGAGCGGATCCAGGTGGGCGTCAATGTCTTCGACGCGGCGGGGCTCGGGCTGTTCTGCGTCACGGGCACGGTCAAGGCGTACGACTACGGCCTCGGCCTCACCGCGTCGGCGGCCCTGGGGCTGGCCACCGCGGTCGGCGGCGGTGTGCTGCGTGACGTACTGGCCAACGAGGTGCCCTCGCTGCTGCGCTGGGACCGAGACCTGTACGCGGTGCCCGCCATCGTCGGCGCCGCGATGACCGTCCTGTGCATCCGCTTCGGGGCGCTCGACGCGTTCACCAGCGGCACCGCCGTGATCGTCGCCTTCGTGCTGCGGCTGCTGTCGATGCGCTACCACTGGCGGGCCCCGCGCGCCTACAACCGGAAGTCCGCGACGGCCGAGGAGAGCTGA
- a CDS encoding helix-turn-helix transcriptional regulator: protein MLEIAGIGAAEERVYRHLVEVRGAGADEIVQRLHIREREAASLLSSLHDKGLVGRLPGDGGMRYVPIPPDVALQPLLARGQEALEWARRGVEQLAEEYRAGARRHDAGQLVEVISGAGAIRQQLRQLAYGARSDLRWFCKADPVALRAQDNDEEFELLAQGIRYEAIYERACLEQPGMVDNVAQGIRAGETARATSTLPVRMVIVDSSVAVCPLMSSSTTGARGEPTAAIIRSSTLLDALVALFDIQWAAGTPLHVTEAGELADFAGGMGSGGSLAGDERYLLSLVVAGVADKAIATQLRVSHRTVQRRITALMQRAGAKTRTQLVWQAARRDWLS from the coding sequence GTGCTGGAGATAGCAGGGATCGGGGCGGCGGAGGAGCGGGTCTACCGCCACCTGGTGGAGGTACGAGGTGCGGGCGCGGACGAGATCGTCCAACGGCTCCACATCCGGGAACGCGAGGCGGCGTCGCTTCTGTCCTCCCTGCATGACAAAGGCCTGGTCGGGCGGCTGCCGGGCGACGGCGGCATGCGGTACGTACCCATCCCGCCGGACGTGGCGCTGCAGCCCCTGCTGGCGCGCGGCCAAGAGGCGCTGGAGTGGGCACGGCGTGGAGTGGAACAGCTGGCCGAGGAGTACCGGGCGGGCGCCCGGCGCCATGACGCCGGGCAACTGGTCGAGGTGATCAGCGGGGCCGGCGCCATCCGTCAGCAGCTGCGCCAACTCGCCTACGGGGCCCGCAGCGACCTGCGGTGGTTCTGCAAGGCCGATCCCGTGGCGCTGCGCGCCCAGGACAACGACGAGGAGTTCGAACTGCTCGCCCAGGGCATCCGCTACGAGGCGATCTACGAACGGGCCTGCCTGGAACAGCCCGGCATGGTCGACAACGTCGCCCAGGGCATCCGCGCCGGTGAAACGGCCCGCGCCACCAGCACACTCCCCGTGCGCATGGTCATCGTCGACAGCTCTGTCGCCGTCTGCCCCCTGATGTCGAGCAGCACGACCGGCGCCCGCGGCGAGCCGACCGCCGCGATCATCCGCAGCAGCACTCTCCTGGACGCCCTCGTCGCCCTGTTCGACATCCAGTGGGCTGCGGGGACCCCGCTGCACGTCACGGAGGCGGGCGAGCTGGCCGACTTCGCCGGCGGCATGGGATCGGGCGGCAGTCTCGCCGGTGACGAGCGCTACCTGCTCTCCCTGGTCGTCGCGGGCGTGGCGGACAAGGCGATCGCCACCCAACTGCGTGTCAGCCACCGCACGGTGCAGCGCCGGATCACCGCGCTGATGCAGCGGGCGGGCGCGAAGACGCGCACGCAGCTGGTGTGGCAGGCGGCGCGGCGCGACTGGCTGTCGTAG
- a CDS encoding ABC transporter ATP-binding protein has product MTSEDKGVDVPAQRSAGSGAAAGDTASREVLLKVTGLQKHFPIKKGLLQRNAGAVKAVDGIDFEVRSGETLGVVGESGCGKSTMGRLITRLLEPTAGKIEFEGRDITHLGVGGMRPMRRDMQMIFQDPYSSLNPRHTIGTIVGAPFKLQGVTPDGGVKKEVQRLLEVVGLNPEHYNRYPHEFSGGQRQRIGIARALALNPKLVVADEPVSALDVSIQAQVVNLLDDLQSELGLTYVIIAHDLSVVRHVSDRIAVMYLGKIVELADRESLYKAPMHPYTKALLSAVPIPDPKRRSVKSERILLKGDVPSPISPPSGCRFHTRCWKATEVCKTQEPPLAALKTGHQVACHHPENAPDQVPGETVTAAAREAIEIVDVSKPATDEPEGDGDAASPDTPEDSTKE; this is encoded by the coding sequence GTGACGAGCGAGGACAAGGGCGTGGACGTTCCGGCGCAGAGGTCGGCCGGGAGCGGCGCGGCGGCCGGTGACACGGCCTCCCGCGAGGTGCTGCTCAAGGTGACCGGGCTGCAGAAGCACTTCCCCATCAAGAAGGGGCTGCTGCAGCGCAACGCCGGAGCCGTGAAGGCCGTCGACGGGATCGACTTCGAGGTGCGCTCGGGCGAGACCCTGGGCGTCGTCGGCGAGTCCGGCTGCGGCAAGTCGACGATGGGCCGGCTGATCACCCGGCTGCTCGAACCCACCGCGGGGAAGATCGAGTTCGAGGGGAGGGACATCACGCACCTCGGCGTGGGCGGCATGCGCCCGATGCGCCGGGACATGCAGATGATCTTCCAGGACCCGTACTCCTCGCTGAACCCGCGGCACACGATCGGCACGATCGTGGGCGCCCCCTTCAAGCTGCAGGGCGTCACGCCCGACGGCGGCGTCAAGAAGGAGGTGCAGCGGCTGCTGGAGGTCGTGGGCCTGAACCCCGAGCACTACAACCGCTATCCGCACGAGTTCTCCGGCGGCCAGCGCCAGCGCATCGGGATCGCCCGCGCCCTGGCGCTCAACCCCAAGCTGGTCGTGGCGGACGAGCCGGTGTCGGCGCTGGACGTGTCGATCCAGGCGCAGGTGGTGAACCTGCTCGACGACCTCCAGAGCGAGCTGGGCCTCACGTACGTGATCATCGCCCATGACCTCTCGGTGGTCCGGCACGTCTCGGACCGGATCGCGGTGATGTACCTCGGCAAGATCGTGGAGCTGGCCGACCGCGAGTCGCTCTACAAGGCGCCGATGCACCCGTACACCAAGGCGCTGCTCTCGGCGGTCCCGATCCCGGACCCGAAGCGCCGTTCGGTCAAGAGCGAGCGGATCCTGCTCAAGGGCGACGTGCCCTCGCCGATCTCACCGCCCAGCGGCTGCCGCTTCCACACCCGGTGCTGGAAGGCGACGGAGGTCTGCAAGACGCAGGAACCGCCGCTGGCCGCGCTGAAGACCGGGCACCAGGTGGCCTGCCACCACCCGGAGAACGCGCCCGACCAGGTGCCCGGCGAGACGGTGACGGCGGCGGCGCGCGAGGCGATCGAGATCGTCGACGTGAGCAAGCCGGCGACGGACGAGCCCGAGGGGGACGGCGACGCCGCCTCGCCCGATACGCCGGAGGACAGCACGAAGGAGTAG
- a CDS encoding S8 family peptidase, whose protein sequence is MHIRHRSAAVLAAGVLIATLSSTSSGASAAPAPASVGANSAGRPQVSSVTLVTGDRVRLETFPGGRKAISVEPAPGASQADFSQLEIDKQLYVLPRAALPYIASGKLDRQLFNITALVKQGYDDAHTSAIPLIARYTGGTDPKSKPAPTGSRKGLVIKSLRGAALKADKKQAGRFWKAIDDDSLARSGAEGDTKNASKNSASKNAAFEGGVEKLWLDGKVQASLDRSTAQIGAPEAWQAGYDGKGATVAVLDTGVDATHPDLAGKLGEVRNFTDEPTANDGHGHGTHVASTIAGSGAASGGSRKGVAPGAKLLIGKVLDDKGTGSYSAMIGGMDWAARSGADIVNMSLGGSPTDGTDVLSQVLNGLSEETGTLFVVAAGNTGADYTVGSPGAAEKALTVGAVDRNDKLAPFSSRGPRVGDNGAKPDLTAPGVGIAAARAAGTSMGSPVDAAYTAASGTSMATPHVAGAAAILAGRHPDWSAQQLKDALMSTTRTAPDQTAYEQGTGRVDVARSVRQQVRATGTTTFGILGPDAGPQKVSVTYTNDGDAPVTLTLDTTFDKLYGSPAPADAIGAPQQVTVPAHDTADVAVTLDTPALPEGVFGGRLTATSADGQAIAHTVLSATKDPVTHKVTVRGIDRAGQPATVSPLIMLGPTGRFDVIQEVPAGQSLTLNLPEGMYYLHGVITQHSEDNVTNSLVVDPHLRVGGATDLVLDARKAVPVEIRTPQRAEQRGPLVFSTRWTKGDREFVSYFTSAHSGGQLLYVTPTKEFTEGTFEFSSRWQLAAPMLGARALSAAAATGVPVRLLHNSPAVEGVRRLRVVDAGHGRPEDYEALRARGVDVRGAAVLVELEGVEYDEAVTSAARAGAAAAVTTAGGNRYAATPWQPVSERLPAIGLYASHATAQRLRAPRTTLELKGTPESPYLYEVVQLSEKRVPEHVVHKVGPGNTATVVSRYPDTGGARYVTENRESWRPWEEAALSLRSRYVRTGQARTEYLSGPADTRWLHWVNPRNTWAIHAVGTGMFGPLRTYRPGEHATESWYAPVVRPAIPRGVEGLAHRKGDQLTIGIPEFTDTDSGHYGYALPRKGADTPYPDETRAVLRRDGEILAEGPRAWGAFPAGGDDGRYQLDLDVKRTSPEGTLSRATSTRWSFTAPRPAEGKESLIPLLQLDYDVATDLRGSAPDSGSFAFGVSARHQDGLTGRSVKGMEVSVSYDDGGHWRAATTSARGDGAYRVRVTHPSAARTSGYVTLRVRAWDDAGNAVTQEIERAYALR, encoded by the coding sequence ATGCACATACGGCATCGCTCTGCCGCCGTTCTGGCAGCAGGCGTCCTCATCGCCACCCTGTCTTCCACCTCCTCCGGCGCGAGCGCCGCCCCGGCGCCCGCCTCCGTCGGCGCGAACTCCGCCGGCCGCCCCCAGGTCAGCTCCGTCACGCTCGTGACCGGTGACCGGGTGCGGCTGGAGACCTTCCCCGGCGGCCGGAAGGCCATCTCCGTCGAGCCGGCCCCGGGCGCTTCGCAGGCCGACTTCAGCCAGCTGGAGATCGACAAGCAGCTGTACGTGCTGCCCCGCGCCGCGCTCCCGTACATCGCCTCCGGCAAACTGGACCGGCAACTGTTCAACATCACCGCGCTGGTCAAGCAGGGGTACGACGACGCCCACACCTCCGCCATCCCGCTGATCGCCCGCTACACCGGCGGTACGGACCCCAAGTCCAAGCCAGCGCCCACCGGTTCACGCAAGGGTCTGGTCATCAAGAGCCTGCGCGGCGCGGCACTGAAGGCGGACAAGAAGCAGGCAGGGCGCTTCTGGAAGGCCATCGACGACGACTCACTCGCCAGGAGCGGCGCCGAGGGCGACACGAAGAACGCTTCCAAGAACTCCGCTTCCAAGAACGCGGCCTTCGAGGGCGGCGTCGAGAAGCTGTGGCTGGACGGGAAGGTCCAGGCGTCCCTCGATCGCAGCACCGCTCAGATCGGTGCGCCCGAGGCGTGGCAGGCCGGCTACGACGGCAAGGGCGCGACCGTCGCCGTCCTGGACACCGGCGTCGACGCCACCCACCCCGACCTGGCCGGGAAGCTCGGCGAAGTACGCAACTTCACCGACGAGCCCACCGCGAACGACGGCCACGGCCACGGCACCCACGTCGCCTCCACCATCGCCGGCAGCGGCGCCGCCTCGGGCGGCTCGCGCAAGGGCGTGGCACCGGGGGCGAAGCTGCTGATCGGCAAGGTGCTCGACGACAAGGGCACCGGCTCGTACTCCGCCATGATCGGCGGCATGGACTGGGCAGCCCGCTCGGGCGCCGACATCGTCAACATGAGCCTGGGCGGCAGTCCCACCGACGGCACGGACGTACTCAGCCAGGTCCTCAACGGCCTCAGCGAGGAGACCGGCACGCTCTTCGTCGTCGCGGCGGGCAACACGGGCGCCGACTACACAGTGGGCTCCCCGGGCGCCGCGGAGAAGGCACTGACCGTGGGCGCCGTCGACCGCAACGACAAGCTGGCCCCCTTCTCCAGCCGAGGCCCGCGCGTCGGCGACAACGGCGCCAAGCCCGACCTCACCGCCCCCGGCGTCGGCATCGCCGCCGCCCGCGCCGCCGGTACGTCCATGGGCAGCCCGGTGGACGCGGCCTACACCGCCGCTTCGGGTACGTCCATGGCGACGCCGCACGTGGCGGGCGCGGCGGCGATCCTGGCCGGGCGCCACCCCGACTGGAGCGCCCAGCAGCTCAAGGACGCGTTGATGAGCACGACGCGTACCGCCCCCGACCAGACCGCCTACGAGCAGGGCACCGGCCGGGTGGACGTGGCCCGCTCGGTGCGCCAGCAGGTACGCGCCACCGGCACCACCACCTTCGGCATCCTGGGACCGGACGCGGGCCCGCAGAAGGTGAGCGTCACCTACACCAACGACGGCGACGCGCCCGTAACGCTCACCCTGGACACCACCTTCGACAAGCTCTACGGATCCCCGGCCCCGGCAGACGCCATAGGCGCCCCCCAGCAGGTCACCGTGCCCGCCCACGACACTGCCGACGTGGCCGTGACCCTCGACACGCCCGCGCTGCCGGAGGGCGTCTTCGGCGGACGCCTCACCGCGACCTCGGCCGACGGGCAGGCCATCGCGCACACCGTTCTCTCCGCGACGAAGGACCCGGTCACACACAAGGTCACCGTGCGCGGCATCGACCGCGCCGGGCAGCCTGCGACTGTCTCCCCGCTGATCATGCTGGGTCCCACAGGCCGCTTCGACGTCATTCAGGAGGTACCGGCGGGGCAGAGCCTGACACTGAACCTGCCCGAGGGCATGTACTACCTGCACGGCGTCATCACGCAGCACTCGGAGGACAACGTCACCAACAGCCTGGTGGTCGACCCCCACCTGCGGGTGGGCGGCGCCACGGACCTGGTGCTCGACGCACGCAAGGCGGTCCCCGTGGAGATCCGGACCCCCCAGCGGGCCGAGCAGCGGGGTCCGCTGGTCTTTTCCACCCGCTGGACGAAGGGCGACCGGGAGTTCGTCAGCTACTTCACGAGCGCGCACAGCGGCGGACAGCTCCTCTACGTCACGCCCACCAAGGAGTTCACCGAGGGAACCTTCGAGTTCTCCTCCCGCTGGCAGCTGGCCGCACCGATGCTCGGTGCACGTGCCCTCTCCGCTGCCGCCGCGACCGGTGTCCCCGTCCGCCTGCTCCACAACTCTCCCGCCGTGGAAGGCGTGCGACGCCTGCGGGTGGTGGACGCCGGTCACGGACGCCCCGAGGACTACGAGGCGCTGCGCGCACGGGGCGTGGACGTCCGAGGAGCGGCGGTGCTCGTGGAACTGGAGGGGGTGGAGTACGACGAGGCGGTGACCTCGGCCGCCCGCGCCGGAGCCGCGGCCGCCGTCACCACCGCCGGCGGCAACAGGTACGCGGCCACGCCCTGGCAGCCGGTGAGCGAGCGGCTTCCGGCGATCGGGCTGTACGCCTCCCACGCCACCGCGCAGCGGCTGCGCGCGCCGCGCACCACGCTGGAGTTGAAGGGGACCCCGGAAAGCCCCTACCTCTACGAGGTCGTACAGCTCTCCGAAAAGCGCGTTCCCGAGCACGTGGTCCACAAGGTCGGGCCGGGGAACACGGCCACCGTGGTCTCGCGCTACCCGGACACGGGCGGGGCACGCTACGTCACGGAGAACCGCGAGTCCTGGCGTCCGTGGGAGGAAGCGGCCCTCTCCCTGCGATCCCGGTACGTCCGCACCGGGCAGGCGCGGACGGAGTACCTGAGCGGTCCCGCCGACACCCGGTGGCTGCACTGGGTCAACCCCCGCAACACCTGGGCGATCCACGCGGTAGGGACCGGCATGTTCGGCCCCCTGCGCACCTACCGGCCCGGTGAGCACGCCACGGAGAGCTGGTACGCCCCCGTGGTGCGCCCGGCGATCCCCCGAGGTGTCGAAGGGCTCGCCCACCGCAAGGGCGACCAGCTGACCATAGGGATCCCCGAGTTCACCGACACCGACTCCGGCCACTACGGCTACGCCCTGCCCCGCAAGGGCGCCGACACCCCCTACCCCGACGAGACCCGCGCCGTACTGCGTCGCGACGGCGAGATCCTCGCCGAAGGCCCCCGGGCGTGGGGCGCCTTCCCCGCGGGCGGGGACGACGGCCGTTACCAGTTGGACCTGGACGTGAAGCGCACCAGCCCCGAGGGCACCCTCTCGCGGGCCACCAGCACCCGCTGGTCGTTCACGGCCCCTCGCCCGGCCGAGGGCAAGGAGTCCCTGATTCCCCTCCTCCAGCTCGACTACGACGTAGCCACCGACCTCCGGGGCTCCGCCCCTGACTCCGGGTCCTTCGCCTTCGGAGTGAGCGCCCGCCACCAGGACGGTCTGACAGGCCGTTCCGTGAAGGGCATGGAGGTGTCCGTCTCGTACGACGACGGCGGGCACTGGCGGGCGGCGACGACTTCCGCCCGGGGCGACGGCGCCTACCGTGTCCGGGTCACCCACCCCTCGGCTGCCCGCACCAGCGGGTACGTCACACTGCGGGTCCGCGCCTGGGACGACGCGGGCAACGCGGTGACGCAGGAGATCGAGCGGGCGTACGCGCTGAGGTAG
- a CDS encoding cysteine desulfurase family protein, translated as MAYLDHAATTPMLPEAIEAMTAQLAVTGNASSLHAAGRRARRTVEESRETLADALGARPSEVVFTSGGTEADNLAVKGLYWARRDADPRRIRVLASPVEHHAVLDAVDWLAEHEGANVEYLPVDRHGRVHPDALREAILRDPDDVALVTVMWANNEIGTIMPVRELSAVAREFDVPMHADAVQAFGQLEVDFARSGLAAMTVSGHKIGGPFGIGALLLGREYTPVPVLHGGGQERHVRSGTLDVPAIASFALAGRLAADGREEFAREIGGLRDELVAAVLAAVPDAVLGGDPAPGGRLPANAHFTFPGCEGDSLLLLLDAQGIECSTGSACTAGIAQPSHVLLATGTDPDLARGTLRFSLGHTSTKQDIDEVARAIGPAVERARTAGLS; from the coding sequence ATGGCTTACCTCGACCACGCCGCGACCACGCCGATGCTTCCGGAAGCGATCGAGGCGATGACCGCCCAGCTCGCCGTCACCGGCAACGCGTCCTCACTGCACGCCGCCGGGCGCCGGGCCCGCCGTACCGTCGAGGAGTCGAGAGAGACCCTCGCCGATGCCCTCGGCGCACGCCCCAGCGAGGTGGTCTTCACCTCCGGCGGCACCGAGGCCGACAACCTCGCCGTGAAGGGCCTGTACTGGGCCCGCCGCGACGCCGACCCCCGCCGCATCCGGGTGCTGGCCAGCCCCGTCGAGCACCACGCGGTGCTGGACGCCGTCGACTGGCTCGCCGAACACGAGGGCGCGAACGTCGAATACCTCCCCGTCGACCGGCACGGACGCGTCCACCCGGACGCGCTGCGCGAGGCGATCCTCCGCGATCCCGACGATGTCGCGCTGGTCACCGTGATGTGGGCCAACAACGAGATCGGCACCATCATGCCGGTACGTGAACTGTCCGCCGTGGCACGTGAGTTCGACGTGCCGATGCACGCGGACGCGGTGCAGGCGTTCGGGCAGCTGGAAGTCGACTTCGCCCGGTCCGGGCTGGCCGCGATGACGGTGAGCGGGCACAAGATCGGCGGCCCGTTCGGCATCGGCGCGCTGCTGCTCGGCCGCGAATACACCCCCGTACCCGTGCTCCACGGCGGCGGTCAGGAGCGGCACGTCCGCTCGGGCACCCTCGATGTGCCGGCCATCGCCTCCTTCGCCCTCGCGGGGCGGCTGGCCGCCGACGGGCGGGAGGAGTTCGCCCGCGAGATCGGCGGGCTCCGCGACGAACTGGTCGCGGCCGTGCTGGCGGCCGTGCCCGACGCCGTCCTCGGCGGCGACCCGGCCCCGGGCGGCCGGCTCCCCGCCAACGCCCACTTCACCTTCCCCGGCTGCGAGGGCGACTCCCTGCTCCTGCTGCTGGACGCCCAGGGCATCGAATGCTCCACCGGCTCCGCGTGCACCGCCGGGATCGCGCAGCCCAGCCACGTACTGCTGGCCACCGGCACCGATCCGGACCTGGCCCGCGGCACCCTGCGCTTCTCGCTCGGCCACACGTCCACCAAGCAGGACATCGACGAGGTGGCCCGCGCGATCGGCCCGGCGGTGGAGCGGGCACGCACCGCGGGCCTCAGCTGA
- a CDS encoding helix-turn-helix transcriptional regulator, whose translation MKSDRLLSILLLLQTRGLVPATELAERLEVSVRTIYRDIEALSASGVPVYAERGRHGGIALLPGFRTDVTGLTADEARALFVLAAEGAHAALGLDEALGSALRKVMAALPAPHRPAAELTSRRILVDPVRWMSGPQPAVDVAELHEAVFTDRRLRLDYRHSGTSTPRTYTVDPYGLVVKAGVWYLVADRDGVPRLFRADRVRRADLADEPVVRRPGVELADLWDELRRQVEERPGRVRLRVRVHRSRLDLFVRLHAGALTGEPRPEESGEWLRAGLAVDSVEWARSLLSFGPNVEVLSPPEARDVLARHAAAVVALYGQAGTP comes from the coding sequence GTGAAATCCGACCGGCTGCTCTCGATCCTCCTGCTGCTCCAGACCCGCGGCCTGGTGCCCGCCACCGAGCTCGCCGAGCGCCTCGAAGTCTCCGTACGCACCATCTACCGGGACATCGAGGCGCTCTCCGCCTCCGGCGTCCCGGTCTACGCCGAACGCGGGCGGCACGGCGGCATCGCGCTGCTGCCCGGGTTCCGTACCGATGTCACCGGGCTCACCGCCGACGAGGCACGCGCCCTCTTCGTCCTCGCCGCCGAGGGTGCCCATGCCGCGCTCGGCCTCGACGAGGCGCTCGGCTCCGCGCTGCGCAAGGTGATGGCCGCCCTGCCCGCACCGCACCGGCCCGCTGCCGAACTGACCAGCAGGCGGATCCTGGTCGACCCGGTGCGCTGGATGAGCGGCCCGCAGCCGGCCGTCGACGTGGCCGAACTGCACGAGGCCGTCTTCACCGACCGGCGGCTGCGGCTGGACTACCGCCACAGCGGTACGAGCACCCCGCGCACCTACACCGTCGATCCGTACGGCCTCGTCGTGAAGGCGGGCGTCTGGTACCTGGTGGCGGACCGGGACGGGGTGCCCCGGCTCTTCCGGGCCGACCGGGTGCGGCGGGCCGACCTCGCGGACGAACCGGTCGTGCGCCGGCCCGGGGTGGAGCTGGCGGACCTGTGGGACGAGCTGCGCAGGCAGGTCGAGGAGCGACCGGGGCGGGTACGGCTGCGGGTGCGCGTGCACCGCTCCCGGCTCGACCTGTTCGTACGCCTGCACGCCGGGGCGCTGACGGGGGAGCCGCGCCCGGAGGAGAGCGGGGAGTGGCTGCGGGCCGGGCTGGCCGTCGACTCGGTCGAGTGGGCCCGCTCCCTGCTCTCCTTCGGCCCGAACGTGGAAGTGCTCTCGCCGCCCGAGGCGCGGGACGTCCTCGCCCGCCACGCGGCGGCGGTCGTGGCGCTGTACGGACAGGCGGGCACGCCCTGA